The Bacillus sp. BGMRC 2118 DNA segment GGCTAAACGCGGCGGACTGTAAATCCGCTCCCTCAGGGTTCGGCGGTTCGAATCCGTCCCCCTCCACCATTATTTTATAGGGGTATAGTTTAAAGGTAGAACGAAGGTCTCCAAAACCTTTGGTGTGGGTTCGATTCCTGCTACCCCTGCCAATATTATATTTTCATGGCGGTCGTGGCGAAGTGGTTAACGCATCGGATTGTGGTTCCGACATTCGGGGGTTCGATTCCCCTCGGTCGCCCCATTTTTTATCAACTTTACCTTAGTGGTTGCATATAATAGCATTATCCATTGATTGATTGCGGAAGTAGTTCAGTGGTAGAACACCACCTTGCCAAGGTGGGGGTCGCGGGTTCGAATCCCGTCTTCCGCTCCAATGGCGGCATAGCCAAGTGGTAAGGCAGAGGTCTGCAAAACCTTTACCACCGGTTCGAATCCGGTTGCCGCCTCCATTGATTTGCCGGTGTGGCGGAATTGGCAGACGCGCACGACTCAAAATCGTGTTCCTCTGGAGTGTCGGTTCGACCCCGACCACCGGTACTGTAAGACTGGTTCGCCAGTTTTTATTTTTACCTTAGCTTCGACAAATTTCTACCTTTTTTTCATGCGGGTGTAGTTTAGTGGTAAAACCTCAGCCTTCCAAGCTGATGTTGTGAGTTCGATTCTCATCACCCGCTCCATACATAACCTTATTTACAACGCAGTGTTTCGTTTACTTATAAACGTGGCATTGCGTTTTTTATTTAGTCTCTTTTCTAAAAATTTATTGATTTTAGTATAACTTGTAGGTGTTTTACTTTGGTTCCTATTTTGAACAAAGCCTTTCACTGTGTGTGACGTACCTTACTCTTCTATCAATTACCTATTTTATTACCATCTTTATCGTACTTGAATTGGCCTGGTGTTTTCAAAGTAAACAAAGTTTGTAAATGAAACTGTCATTACAGGGGATGCAGGCTGAACTGCTTATTAATAGAAACGAAAAACTGGACTGCCAGCTGGCAGTCCAGTTTTTATTTACGTATAATTTTGTAACTTGCAGTGCCACCGTTTACTTGGGTGAACATTTTACTCATTGCTTGCAGGAGAGAATTGATTTCTTCTTCAGAAGTCATCGAAGGGTGTAAGTAGGCAATTTGTATAGCAGATATGGTCTCTTCAGTTACTGCAGTTCGCCTTGAGTCAACGAAAGGACTGCCAAACGGACCACTCTCATCAGTACTAATTAACTTTTGGTTTGCGTCAATTATCCGGTTGTTGAGTCCCTCATATTGTTCGTCCTTTTGTCCCAGCTTGATGAGGATATCTCCGGTTAGATTTTGTTTATCATAGATGCCAATTGGGATTCCATATTGCAATGAGAAGAAGTTGTTAATATCAGCTGCAGAATGGATGGGTGCAAGAAAATCTCTTTTTGCAATTCTTCTTGTCAGTGCCTCGTGAGATGGACGATATTTACTAGGATCCATGCCAAGCTTCTTAAAGACACTTCGCCATTCTTTTATCCCTTGAAACTCACTAAGTGGTTGATTGTCTAAGTCAAACGCTATTGACTCCTGATATAATTGGAATCTACCTTTAATCATTTGTGGAGAAGAGGAGACTGTTATCTCTTCATAAGTGATAATGCCAACTTTAAAATCAGGTACTTTACTACTAACGGATGAATCAATCGTTACCTTCATTTGTCAATAACCTCCTTCTAGTATGACGATAGATTGTTATGATACTATCAATATATATGGATGCAGACAAGTTAGCAAGAAAGGAGGATTATGATGGATATTAAAGCTCTACAACAAGAGTTAATTTTATATAGTAAGGAAATTGGAATAGATAAAATTGGTTTTGCGAGCACCTCTCCGTTTGAGGAGTTGAAAGATAGATTAGTGCAACAACAGGAATTAGGCTACCAATCTGGCTTTGAAGAGCCGGACATTGAAAAAAGAGTGAATCCTGATCTTGTACTTCCTAAAGCAAAATCAATTATTGCCATTGCACTTGCATATCCTTCTAAGCTTAAGGATGCACCGAGAAGTACACGCACAGAGCGACGTGGTCTTTTTGCTAGAGCATCCTGGGGAAAGGATTATCATGATGTACTACGTGACCGTTTAACAAAATTAGAGACATTTTTAACTGAGAGAGTTCCAAATGCAAAATTTAAATCAATGGTTGATACGGGCGAGTTGTCAGATCGTGCAGTTGCAGAACGAGCGGGAATCGGTTGGAGCGGGAAAAACTGTTCCATTATTACACCAGAGTTTGGTTCATACGTATATTTAGGTGAAATGATTACAACTATTCCGTTTGAACCGTCAACTCCAATAGAAGACCAATGTGGTTCGTGTACAAAGTGTATTGATGCATGTCCGACTGGGGCAATTGTACAAGGAGGACAGCTTGACTCGAATAAATGCATTGCCTTTTTAACTCAAACAAAAGGCTTCTTAGCAGATGAATACCGTGAGAAAATAGGAAACAGATTATATGGCTGTGACACGTGTCAGCTTGTTTGTCCGAAAAATAAAGGAATGGATTTTCACTTTCATGAAGAGATGGAACCAAATCCTGAACTTGTAAAGCCTTTATTAAAACCGTTGTTGTCAATCTCCAATAAGGAATGGAAAGAAAAATTTGGTCCAATGTCAGGTTCATGGAGAGGAAAAAAACCAATTCAACGTAACGCTATCTTAGCATTAGCTCATTACAAAGATGAATCAGCCCTAGAAGAGCTAGAGGCGCTTCTTTTTACAGATAGTCGACCAGTTATAAGGGGCACTGCCGCCTGGGCAATTGGAAA contains these protein-coding regions:
- the queG gene encoding tRNA epoxyqueuosine(34) reductase QueG, whose protein sequence is MDIKALQQELILYSKEIGIDKIGFASTSPFEELKDRLVQQQELGYQSGFEEPDIEKRVNPDLVLPKAKSIIAIALAYPSKLKDAPRSTRTERRGLFARASWGKDYHDVLRDRLTKLETFLTERVPNAKFKSMVDTGELSDRAVAERAGIGWSGKNCSIITPEFGSYVYLGEMITTIPFEPSTPIEDQCGSCTKCIDACPTGAIVQGGQLDSNKCIAFLTQTKGFLADEYREKIGNRLYGCDTCQLVCPKNKGMDFHFHEEMEPNPELVKPLLKPLLSISNKEWKEKFGPMSGSWRGKKPIQRNAILALAHYKDESALEELEALLFTDSRPVIRGTAAWAIGKIGKQESIETLVKAKERETDAEVLVEIEKGLQLLNV